TTGGGCTTGATCAATTGTCCTGCGGCGCAACGCTTGCGATGAGCCAGTCGCCGTCCACTTTGACCCACTCCATGCGGTAGCGGTCCTTGTGGCGCTCTGACTGGCCGCCGACGACGATGCTGGCAGTGCCGGTGATGATGACCGTGGCGCGCTGGCCGTCCTCGGAGACTTTGATATTCCGGTTACCGAGGCTGACCTCCGAGCTGTCCACCTGAGAGCGGGCACCGACCATCATGCCGGTGAGCTCCTTGCGGTCGGAGCTGTAGGATAGTCGCGGCATGATGCGCACCTCCGCCTGCTCGGTGAAGCAATCGGCGATTTTCTTGGCTTGGGTAAGGCTCTGGATCTGGCTCTCGCCAGCGGGCTTCGAGCCGAGCTCTTCCAGCCGGTCCAGCTGGTCGTGGATCTGCTGCTCATCTCCACCCCGACCGAGGAAAATGAACGCCAGAACGATAGCCGCGATCGCAACGCTGACCCCGGCAATTTTCACGTATTGTGTCATAGAGATAAAATATCACCTTACGTTAGGATTGGCGCAAAATCCTGCCAAATACCGCACCAGCGATAGTCGTTTGCTTACGGCTTTTTCTTTCTCTCAACAGGGGCCGAAGGCGGTATCTGGGCCTGGGACTCGGTCTGCTCAAGCTGGGTCAGGGGCACGTCGGTTTTACGGACCTTCGGGAAGGTCTTGAGGGTGCCCAGGTGCTTGCGCTGGCGCTGGTAGATGAGGTTGGTCTGGCAGTAGTCGACGATGAGGCGCGTGACGGATGCGAGCGCATCCAGATGCGTGCGCTCGTAGCCGTGCGAGGCATCCACACCAAAGGTGATCAGCGCGGTGCGGATATCGTTACCGGCCTCAAGCGCCGAGGCGCTATCGCAGCGATAGTATTTAAAAATGTCCCGCTGGTGGGGGATGTCGTGCTTGGCGCAGAGGTTGAGCAGGTGGTGGGTGAGGTGGTAGTCGAAGGGACCACTTGAGTCGGCCATGGCGATCGTTACGCCGCGCTCGCTGGAGTTTTGGCCCGGAGCGACGGTGCCATTATCGATGGAGACCATCTCGGCGACATCCCCGTGCAGGACGGCCGAGGCACCGGAGCCGACCTCCTCGGATATGGTAAAGAGCAGGTGGCACTCCACGGGCAGCTCGATGCCGTGATCCTTGACGTACTTGGCGGCTGTGAGCATGGCGGCCACACCGGCCTTGTCGTCGAGATGGCGGGAGTTCAGGTAGCCGTTTTGCAACAGCTCTGCCTGCGAGTCGATGCCGACAAAGTCGCCAATCTGGACACCGCCTTTTTCGAGGTCTTCGCGGGAGCTGAAGTCCTCGTCGATGCGCAGTTCGAGGTTTTCCCACACGCCCGGCTGGGTGTCGATGGCGTCATTGTAGGTGTGGCCGGAGGCCTTGAGGGGAAGGATCGTGCCGCGGTGGATGCTGCTGTCCGTGTAGAGCGAGACGCGTGCGCCCTCGGCGAAGCGGGCCGACCAGGTGCCGACCGGCACGAGGCTGACGCGGCCGTTGTCCTTCAGGTCCTTGACCATGGCCCCGAGCGTATCCACGTGCCCGACGATGGCACGGTCCGGGCTGTAGGCGCGACCGGGCAGGGTGGTGCGCACGGCGCCCCGGCGGGTGATCTCGTACGGGAGCTCAAGCGCGTCGAGCTCGTTGCAAAGCTCACGCACGATCGGGTCTGTGTAGCCCGACGGGCTGTGAATGCTCAAGAGCTTGAGCAGAACCTGCTGCAGATAATCTGTGTCGGGACCGTCCGGTTTCTTTTTGGGCATACGTGTGTGTTAAGGAAAGAAGCGGGCCGTGAGGCTCAGGCGCTGGGCCCGGGAGGAGTAATAGTTTGGGGGAAGAGGAAGTCGATGAATTTCTCGGCGGTGGGCTGGGGCTCGTGGTTGGCCAGGCCGGGGCGCTCGTTGGCCTCGATGAAGACGTACTCGGGCTTGTCCGGAGAGGAGACCATCAGGTCCAGTCCGACCACAGGGATGTCCAGGGCACGAGCGGCGCGAACAGCCGCCTCGGCGAGGGTGGGGTGGAGCATCTCGGTGACGTCGTGGATCGTGCCTCCGGTATGGAGATTAGCGGTCTTGCGCACGGGGATGGAGAGATCCTTCTCAAGGGTGTCGTCCATGCCGTAGCCAGCCATGCGTACGCAGCGCTCGGTCTCCTCGTCCATCGGGATCGTACTCTCTCCACCGGTAGCACCGGCGCGGCGGCGGCTGAGCTTCTCGATCAGCTCGCGCACAGTGTGCTCACCGGTACCGATGACGCTCGGGGGGCGGCGTACAGCGGCGGCTACGACCTCCTGGTTGATGACAATAATGCGCAGGTCCTGCCCCTCCACGTATTGCTCGATCAATACAGAGTCATCGTGTACGCGGGCTTTTTCGAGGGCCTTTTTCAGAGACTCCTCCGAGCGCACGTCTACGGAGATGCCCTGGCCCTGCTCGCCGTGCAGCGGCTTGACCACGACGCTCTTGTGCTGGTTGAGGAAGCGCAGCTCCTTGCGCGGGTCCCCGGCCATCATTTGGTCGGGGGTGGAAAGGTTGTGCTCGACGAGGATCTCACGGGTGAACTGCTTGTCACCGGCGCGTATGAGCGCGATGGCGCTGGTCAGCTCGGAGAGCGACTCCCAGCAGGTGACAGAGCGTCCGCCCAGACTGAGGCGGAAGTACCCGCGGTCCGGCGAGATCGGGTCCACCGCGACCCCGCGGCGCAGGGCCTCGTTGATGATGATCGAGGCGTACGGGTTGTACCCCTCGGGCGCGGGGGAGCCGACGAAGAGCCGCTCGTTGATGCGGTTGCGGCGCTTGGCGGCAAAGATGTAGATGCGCTGGAAGCCGAGCTTCTCGTAGAGGCGCTGGGCCTTGGTGTTGTCATGGATGACGGATACATCCATCTCGTTGCGGCCACGTGCTCCGTAGTACTCGATGAGGTGGTTGACCAGAGCCAGCCCGACACCGGGAAGCTCTGCGCGCGGGTCCACCCCGAGCGCCCACAGGCTGCAGCGCTCCGGCATGTTTTCACCGCAGATCTTATGATCGACGCCCATGGTGGTGCCGATGATCTCCTGCGTGTCCTTCTGGACGGCGACGAAGTACGTGAAGGCCTTGTTGTCTCGCTCCTTCCAGACGTACTCCTTGTCGACGGGGACCATGTTTAGCGCACTGTAGATGCGGTTGACCTCGTCGAGGTCTTCCTTGTGTGCCACCTCCCGTATCTCGAAGCCGGCGGGCTCGCGAGTGGGCTTGTTGTACTGGTTGAAGTACAGCCGGTAGGTGTTGGACGGGTCGAGGAATATCTGCTGCGGAGCGCAGTTCAGGACGAGGTGCGGGTCGAGCAGATACAGCGCGATGTCGCGCTGATCGTCGCGCTCGGCCAGGATAGACTCGGCCAGAGACTCGGGCGTGGGAAAGGTGTCGGCAAACAGCAGGCGGCCCCAGCCGCATTGCAGGATTTTGCCGGGCTTGGTTTGGAGGACTTCCATAGGTGTAGTGGTTATGGACTACGTAGTAGAGAAATCTGGGTCTCTTCGTGCATCAACGGATGCCATGCGACTGCAGCCACAGCTCAAGGAGGGAGAGCTGCCAGAGCTTGGAGCCGCGCAGGGGAGTGATGTGCTCCTCGGGGGCGGCGAGCAGCTTCTCCACGTAGGCGGGCTGGTAGAGGCCGCGTGCGCGGGCGGTGTCGTTGAGCAGGGAGTCGCGGGCCATTTCGAGGAACTCGCCGCGCAGGTACTTGAGCGCGGGGACCGGGAAGTAGCCCTTCGGGCGGTCGATGACCTCGGAGGGGATGACGCGGCGTCCGGCTTCCTTGAGCACGTACTTGCCGCCATCCTTGATCTTGAGCTCCGGGGGGACGCGGGCGGCGAACTCCACCACCTCGTGGTCGAGGAAGGGCACGCGCGCCTCAAGGCTCGCGGCCATGGTGTTGTTATCCACGCGCTTGACCGGGTCGTCCACCAGCATGACCTGGGCGTCGAGACGCATGGCCTTGTCGATGGG
This genomic interval from Ruficoccus sp. ZRK36 contains the following:
- a CDS encoding osmoprotectant NAGGN system M42 family peptidase → MPKKKPDGPDTDYLQQVLLKLLSIHSPSGYTDPIVRELCNELDALELPYEITRRGAVRTTLPGRAYSPDRAIVGHVDTLGAMVKDLKDNGRVSLVPVGTWSARFAEGARVSLYTDSSIHRGTILPLKASGHTYNDAIDTQPGVWENLELRIDEDFSSREDLEKGGVQIGDFVGIDSQAELLQNGYLNSRHLDDKAGVAAMLTAAKYVKDHGIELPVECHLLFTISEEVGSGASAVLHGDVAEMVSIDNGTVAPGQNSSERGVTIAMADSSGPFDYHLTHHLLNLCAKHDIPHQRDIFKYYRCDSASALEAGNDIRTALITFGVDASHGYERTHLDALASVTRLIVDYCQTNLIYQRQRKHLGTLKTFPKVRKTDVPLTQLEQTESQAQIPPSAPVERKKKP
- the ngg gene encoding N-acetylglutaminylglutamine synthetase — translated: MEVLQTKPGKILQCGWGRLLFADTFPTPESLAESILAERDDQRDIALYLLDPHLVLNCAPQQIFLDPSNTYRLYFNQYNKPTREPAGFEIREVAHKEDLDEVNRIYSALNMVPVDKEYVWKERDNKAFTYFVAVQKDTQEIIGTTMGVDHKICGENMPERCSLWALGVDPRAELPGVGLALVNHLIEYYGARGRNEMDVSVIHDNTKAQRLYEKLGFQRIYIFAAKRRNRINERLFVGSPAPEGYNPYASIIINEALRRGVAVDPISPDRGYFRLSLGGRSVTCWESLSELTSAIALIRAGDKQFTREILVEHNLSTPDQMMAGDPRKELRFLNQHKSVVVKPLHGEQGQGISVDVRSEESLKKALEKARVHDDSVLIEQYVEGQDLRIIVINQEVVAAAVRRPPSVIGTGEHTVRELIEKLSRRRAGATGGESTIPMDEETERCVRMAGYGMDDTLEKDLSIPVRKTANLHTGGTIHDVTEMLHPTLAEAAVRAARALDIPVVGLDLMVSSPDKPEYVFIEANERPGLANHEPQPTAEKFIDFLFPQTITPPGPSA
- a CDS encoding nuclear transport factor 2 family protein, with the protein product MTQYVKIAGVSVAIAAIVLAFIFLGRGGDEQQIHDQLDRLEELGSKPAGESQIQSLTQAKKIADCFTEQAEVRIMPRLSYSSDRKELTGMMVGARSQVDSSEVSLGNRNIKVSEDGQRATVIITGTASIVVGGQSERHKDRYRMEWVKVDGDWLIASVAPQDN